One region of Pygocentrus nattereri isolate fPygNat1 chromosome 14, fPygNat1.pri, whole genome shotgun sequence genomic DNA includes:
- the sez6l2 gene encoding seizure protein 6 homolog isoform X4, with protein sequence MMFTVLAVTLCVTLLHMTTGAAFVTPDPEGPPTMTSDPRPLGTTTNPTQAVPSVEPASTVMSPGVLTTAVTSSAAPQVGQSGGRGAVTSPPAEEETTTTLITTTTITTVHTPVQCNASLSGMEGIVESPDPLSSSTPFSPLECTYSITVYPGYGVEIQVKKMNLSKEESLTILGLGEPGPELLANETMMSEGQVIRSSTNQVQIHYRSLKQTSHGVFSLHYQAFLLSCSFPLSPEGGGVTVTDIHPGGQAHFHCDPGFQVRGHEVATCLNSTRPRWSTPEPQCVAVSCGGWIRNATVGRILSPTVPSTSNLSSGSNLSCHWLLEAKEGHRLHLHFERVALDEDDDKLIVRGGNNSNSPLLFDSDLDDVPERGIVSDGSSLYLELTADSSSIPLLLALRYEAFDGEHCYEPYVPHGNFSSTDMTFPLGTTVTFSCSPGFVMEQGSGVMECVDPSDPHWNESEPVCRALCGGELTDAAGTVLSPDWPQSYSKGQDCVWQIHVTEDKRIELDVQILNIRHNDILTIFDGHDLMSHVIGQYVGSRERFRVVSGGSEVTIQFQSDPDDSSFALSQGFLIHYREVEPNDTCPTLPPIEFGWSSSSHPSLVRGSVLTYQCQPGYDIVGSDIITCQWDLSWSNGPPTCVKSFDPPAVQQCLDPGEVVNGARSVHPELGFAVGTVVRFTCNQGYQLEGPSQISCHGRDTGTPKWSDRSPKCVLKYDPCPNPGVPDNGYQTLYKHSYQAGETLRFFCYEGYELIGEVVINCVPGHPSQWNSPPPFCKVAYEELLEDHKLEVSQSLEASHQMLSENIALAIILPIILVILLIGGIYMYYTNVCRLQWKPLFWKSLSHTHSYSPITVESDFNNPLYEAGDTREYEVSI encoded by the exons ATGATGTTCACAGTTCTTGCTGTGACGCTTTGTGtcacacttctgcatatgactACAG GTGCAGCATTTGTGACTCCTGACCCTGAAGGTCCTCCCACCATGACATCTGACCCACGCCCGCTGG GCACAACCACCAACCCAACCCAGGCTGTCCCATCTGTTGAACCTGCCTCCACCGTGATGTCACCAGGTGTTCTTACCACTGCTGTGACCTCATCTGCAGCCCCCCAAGTTGGCCAATCAGGAGGGCGGGGTGCTGTGACATCTCCACCAGCTGAAGAGGAGACCACAACAACGCTGATCACTAcgacaacaataacaacagttCACACACCAG TGCAGTGTAATGCTAGTCTGTCAGGCATGGAGGGTATAGTGGAGTCCCCAGACCCTCTCTCCTCATCGACCCCTTTTTCTCCCCTGGAATGCACCTACAGCATCACCGTGTATCCTGGATATGGAGTAGAAATACAG GTGAAGAAGATGAACTTGTCCAAGGAGGAGTCTCTCACCATCCTGGGACTCGGGGAGCCAGGGCCTGAACTACTAGCCAATGAGACTATGATGAGCGAGGGTCAGGTGATTCGCAGTTCAACCAATCAGGTGCAAATTCACTATCGGAGCCTGAAGCAGACCAGTCACGGTGTTTTCAGCCTTCACTACCAAG CTTTCCTCCTCTCCTGCtcattccccctctctcctgAGGGTGGAGGAGTGACCGTGACAGACATTCACCCTGGCGGTCAGGCTCATTTTCACTGTGATCCTGGCTTCCAGGTCAGAGGTCACGAGGTGGCCACCTGCCTGAACTCCACCCGACCCCGCTGGAGCACGCCTGAGCCTCAGTGTGTGG ctGTGTCCTGCGGTGGATGGATCAGAAACGCTACTGTGGGCCGCATCCTCTCTCCTACTGTCCCCTCCACTAGTAACCTCAGTAGTGGCAGCAACTTGAGCTGCCATTGGCTGCTAGAGGCAAAAGAAGGCCACAGGCTCCACCTCCACTTTGAGAGAGTGGCTCTGGATGAAGACGATGACAA acTGATTGTCCGTGGTGGGAATAACTCCAACTCCCCTCTCCTCTTCGACTCGGATCTGGATGACGTTCCAGAGCGCGGGATTGTGAGTGATGGATCATCTCTCTATCTGGAGCTAACGGCAGACTCTTCCTCCATTCCTCTGCTGCTGGCACTCCGTTAcgagg CTTTCGATGGAGAGCATTGTTATGAGCCCTACGTTCCTCATGGAAATTTCAGCAGCACTGACATGACCTTCCCTCTCGGCACAACCGTAACCTTCTCCTGCTCTCCTGGCTTTGTCATGGAGCAGGGATCAGGAGTCATGGAGTGTGTTGACCCCAGTGACCCCCACTGGAATGAGAGTGAGCCTGTGTGCAGAG CTCTATGTGGAGGAGAGTTGACAGACGCAGCTGGAACAGTGCTGTCCCCTGATTGGCCACAGAGCTACTCTAAGGGTCAGGACTGTGTGTGGCAGATCCATGTCACTGAAGACAAGCGCATTGAGCTGGACGTGCagat CCTCAACATCCGTCATAATGACATCCTGACCATATTTGATGGGCATGATCTCATGTCGCATGTGATTGGCCAGTACGTGGGGTCACGGGAAAGGTTCCGGGTTGTGTCTGGTGGCTCAGAGGTCACTATTCAGTTTCAGAGTGATCCTGACGACTCCAGCTTCGCCCTCAGCCAAGGCTTTCTTATTCACTATCGAG AGGTGGAGCCTAATGACACATGTCCAACCCTCCCACCAATTGAATTTGGCTGGAGTAGCTCCTCTCACCCGTCTCTTGTGAGGGGCAGTGTGCTGACCTATCAGTGCCAACCGGGCTATGACATAGTGGGCTCTGATATCATCACTTGCCAATGGGATCTTTCCTGGAGCAACGGGCCACCCACCTGTGTGAAAA GTTTTGACCCTCCTGCAGTCCAGCAGTGTCTTGACCCAGGGGAGGTGGTGAATGGGGCACGATCAGTCCACCCAGAGTTGGGCTTCGCTGTAGGAACGGTGGTGCGCTTCACCTGTAACCAAGGTTACCAGCTGGAGGGTCCCAGCCAAATCTCCTGCCATGGCAGAGACACTGGGACACCCAAGTGGAGCGACCGCAGCCCTAAATGTGTCT TGAAGTATGACCCATGTCCTAATCCTGGTGTGCCAGACAACGGTTACCAGACTCTGTATAAACACAGTTACCAAGCAGGGGAGACGCTGCGCTTTTTCTGTTATGAAGGCTATGAGCTGATTGGAGAGGTGGTCATTAACTGTGTCCCAGGACACCCATCTCAATGGAACAGTCCTCCACCTTTCTGTAAAG TGGCCTATGAGGAGCTACTGGAAGATCACAAACTAGAAG tctcCCAGTCATTAGAGGCCTCCCATCAGATGTTGAGTGAGAATATTGCATTGGCCATCATCTTGCCAATTATTCTGGTCATCCTTTTGATTGGGGGAATCTACATGTACTACACTAA cgTGTGTAGGTTGCAGTGGAAGCCATTGTTTTGGaagtctctctcacacacacactcctacagTCCTATCACAGTGGAGTCTGACTTTAACAACCCTCTATATGAAGCAGGG GACACAAGGGAGTATGAAGTGTCCATCTGA
- the sez6l2 gene encoding seizure protein 6 homolog isoform X1 gives MMFTVLAVTLCVTLLHMTTGAAFVTPDPEGPPTMTSDPRPLGELIHAALMSKEYLGQSSSNIGTTTNPTQAVPSVEPASTVMSPGVLTTAVTSSAAPQVGQSGGRGAVTSPPAEEETTTTLITTTTITTVHTPVQCNASLSGMEGIVESPDPLSSSTPFSPLECTYSITVYPGYGVEIQVKKMNLSKEESLTILGLGEPGPELLANETMMSEGQVIRSSTNQVQIHYRSLKQTSHGVFSLHYQAFLLSCSFPLSPEGGGVTVTDIHPGGQAHFHCDPGFQVRGHEVATCLNSTRPRWSTPEPQCVAVSCGGWIRNATVGRILSPTVPSTSNLSSGSNLSCHWLLEAKEGHRLHLHFERVALDEDDDKLIVRGGNNSNSPLLFDSDLDDVPERGIVSDGSSLYLELTADSSSIPLLLALRYEAFDGEHCYEPYVPHGNFSSTDMTFPLGTTVTFSCSPGFVMEQGSGVMECVDPSDPHWNESEPVCRALCGGELTDAAGTVLSPDWPQSYSKGQDCVWQIHVTEDKRIELDVQILNIRHNDILTIFDGHDLMSHVIGQYVGSRERFRVVSGGSEVTIQFQSDPDDSSFALSQGFLIHYREVEPNDTCPTLPPIEFGWSSSSHPSLVRGSVLTYQCQPGYDIVGSDIITCQWDLSWSNGPPTCVKSFDPPAVQQCLDPGEVVNGARSVHPELGFAVGTVVRFTCNQGYQLEGPSQISCHGRDTGTPKWSDRSPKCVLKYDPCPNPGVPDNGYQTLYKHSYQAGETLRFFCYEGYELIGEVVINCVPGHPSQWNSPPPFCKVAYEELLEDHKLEVSQSLEASHQMLSENIALAIILPIILVILLIGGIYMYYTNVCRLQWKPLFWKSLSHTHSYSPITVESDFNNPLYEAGDTREYEVSI, from the exons ATGATGTTCACAGTTCTTGCTGTGACGCTTTGTGtcacacttctgcatatgactACAG GTGCAGCATTTGTGACTCCTGACCCTGAAGGTCCTCCCACCATGACATCTGACCCACGCCCGCTGGGTGAGTTGATCCACGCTGCATTGATGAGTAAGGAGTATCTTGGCCAATCGTCTAGCAACATAG GCACAACCACCAACCCAACCCAGGCTGTCCCATCTGTTGAACCTGCCTCCACCGTGATGTCACCAGGTGTTCTTACCACTGCTGTGACCTCATCTGCAGCCCCCCAAGTTGGCCAATCAGGAGGGCGGGGTGCTGTGACATCTCCACCAGCTGAAGAGGAGACCACAACAACGCTGATCACTAcgacaacaataacaacagttCACACACCAG TGCAGTGTAATGCTAGTCTGTCAGGCATGGAGGGTATAGTGGAGTCCCCAGACCCTCTCTCCTCATCGACCCCTTTTTCTCCCCTGGAATGCACCTACAGCATCACCGTGTATCCTGGATATGGAGTAGAAATACAG GTGAAGAAGATGAACTTGTCCAAGGAGGAGTCTCTCACCATCCTGGGACTCGGGGAGCCAGGGCCTGAACTACTAGCCAATGAGACTATGATGAGCGAGGGTCAGGTGATTCGCAGTTCAACCAATCAGGTGCAAATTCACTATCGGAGCCTGAAGCAGACCAGTCACGGTGTTTTCAGCCTTCACTACCAAG CTTTCCTCCTCTCCTGCtcattccccctctctcctgAGGGTGGAGGAGTGACCGTGACAGACATTCACCCTGGCGGTCAGGCTCATTTTCACTGTGATCCTGGCTTCCAGGTCAGAGGTCACGAGGTGGCCACCTGCCTGAACTCCACCCGACCCCGCTGGAGCACGCCTGAGCCTCAGTGTGTGG ctGTGTCCTGCGGTGGATGGATCAGAAACGCTACTGTGGGCCGCATCCTCTCTCCTACTGTCCCCTCCACTAGTAACCTCAGTAGTGGCAGCAACTTGAGCTGCCATTGGCTGCTAGAGGCAAAAGAAGGCCACAGGCTCCACCTCCACTTTGAGAGAGTGGCTCTGGATGAAGACGATGACAA acTGATTGTCCGTGGTGGGAATAACTCCAACTCCCCTCTCCTCTTCGACTCGGATCTGGATGACGTTCCAGAGCGCGGGATTGTGAGTGATGGATCATCTCTCTATCTGGAGCTAACGGCAGACTCTTCCTCCATTCCTCTGCTGCTGGCACTCCGTTAcgagg CTTTCGATGGAGAGCATTGTTATGAGCCCTACGTTCCTCATGGAAATTTCAGCAGCACTGACATGACCTTCCCTCTCGGCACAACCGTAACCTTCTCCTGCTCTCCTGGCTTTGTCATGGAGCAGGGATCAGGAGTCATGGAGTGTGTTGACCCCAGTGACCCCCACTGGAATGAGAGTGAGCCTGTGTGCAGAG CTCTATGTGGAGGAGAGTTGACAGACGCAGCTGGAACAGTGCTGTCCCCTGATTGGCCACAGAGCTACTCTAAGGGTCAGGACTGTGTGTGGCAGATCCATGTCACTGAAGACAAGCGCATTGAGCTGGACGTGCagat CCTCAACATCCGTCATAATGACATCCTGACCATATTTGATGGGCATGATCTCATGTCGCATGTGATTGGCCAGTACGTGGGGTCACGGGAAAGGTTCCGGGTTGTGTCTGGTGGCTCAGAGGTCACTATTCAGTTTCAGAGTGATCCTGACGACTCCAGCTTCGCCCTCAGCCAAGGCTTTCTTATTCACTATCGAG AGGTGGAGCCTAATGACACATGTCCAACCCTCCCACCAATTGAATTTGGCTGGAGTAGCTCCTCTCACCCGTCTCTTGTGAGGGGCAGTGTGCTGACCTATCAGTGCCAACCGGGCTATGACATAGTGGGCTCTGATATCATCACTTGCCAATGGGATCTTTCCTGGAGCAACGGGCCACCCACCTGTGTGAAAA GTTTTGACCCTCCTGCAGTCCAGCAGTGTCTTGACCCAGGGGAGGTGGTGAATGGGGCACGATCAGTCCACCCAGAGTTGGGCTTCGCTGTAGGAACGGTGGTGCGCTTCACCTGTAACCAAGGTTACCAGCTGGAGGGTCCCAGCCAAATCTCCTGCCATGGCAGAGACACTGGGACACCCAAGTGGAGCGACCGCAGCCCTAAATGTGTCT TGAAGTATGACCCATGTCCTAATCCTGGTGTGCCAGACAACGGTTACCAGACTCTGTATAAACACAGTTACCAAGCAGGGGAGACGCTGCGCTTTTTCTGTTATGAAGGCTATGAGCTGATTGGAGAGGTGGTCATTAACTGTGTCCCAGGACACCCATCTCAATGGAACAGTCCTCCACCTTTCTGTAAAG TGGCCTATGAGGAGCTACTGGAAGATCACAAACTAGAAG tctcCCAGTCATTAGAGGCCTCCCATCAGATGTTGAGTGAGAATATTGCATTGGCCATCATCTTGCCAATTATTCTGGTCATCCTTTTGATTGGGGGAATCTACATGTACTACACTAA cgTGTGTAGGTTGCAGTGGAAGCCATTGTTTTGGaagtctctctcacacacacactcctacagTCCTATCACAGTGGAGTCTGACTTTAACAACCCTCTATATGAAGCAGGG GACACAAGGGAGTATGAAGTGTCCATCTGA
- the sez6l2 gene encoding seizure protein 6 homolog isoform X2 produces the protein MMFTVLAVTLCVTLLHMTTGAAFVTPDPEGPPTMTSDPRPLGELIHAALMSKEYLGQSSSNIGTTTNPTQAVPSVEPASTVMSPGVLTTAVTSSAAPQVGQSGGRGAVTSPPAEEETTTTLITTTTITTVHTPVQCNASLSGMEGIVESPDPLSSSTPFSPLECTYSITVYPGYGVEIQVKKMNLSKEESLTILGLGEPGPELLANETMMSEGQVIRSSTNQVQIHYRSLKQTSHGVFSLHYQAFLLSCSFPLSPEGGGVTVTDIHPGGQAHFHCDPGFQVRGHEVATCLNSTRPRWSTPEPQCVAVSCGGWIRNATVGRILSPTVPSTSNLSSGSNLSCHWLLEAKEGHRLHLHFERVALDEDDDKLIVRGGNNSNSPLLFDSDLDDVPERGIVSDGSSLYLELTADSSSIPLLLALRYEAFDGEHCYEPYVPHGNFSSTDMTFPLGTTVTFSCSPGFVMEQGSGVMECVDPSDPHWNESEPVCRALCGGELTDAAGTVLSPDWPQSYSKGQDCVWQIHVTEDKRIELDVQILNIRHNDILTIFDGHDLMSHVIGQYVGSRERFRVVSGGSEVTIQFQSDPDDSSFALSQGFLIHYREVEPNDTCPTLPPIEFGWSSSSHPSLVRGSVLTYQCQPGYDIVGSDIITCQWDLSWSNGPPTCVKNPPAVQQCLDPGEVVNGARSVHPELGFAVGTVVRFTCNQGYQLEGPSQISCHGRDTGTPKWSDRSPKCVLKYDPCPNPGVPDNGYQTLYKHSYQAGETLRFFCYEGYELIGEVVINCVPGHPSQWNSPPPFCKVAYEELLEDHKLEVSQSLEASHQMLSENIALAIILPIILVILLIGGIYMYYTNVCRLQWKPLFWKSLSHTHSYSPITVESDFNNPLYEAGDTREYEVSI, from the exons ATGATGTTCACAGTTCTTGCTGTGACGCTTTGTGtcacacttctgcatatgactACAG GTGCAGCATTTGTGACTCCTGACCCTGAAGGTCCTCCCACCATGACATCTGACCCACGCCCGCTGGGTGAGTTGATCCACGCTGCATTGATGAGTAAGGAGTATCTTGGCCAATCGTCTAGCAACATAG GCACAACCACCAACCCAACCCAGGCTGTCCCATCTGTTGAACCTGCCTCCACCGTGATGTCACCAGGTGTTCTTACCACTGCTGTGACCTCATCTGCAGCCCCCCAAGTTGGCCAATCAGGAGGGCGGGGTGCTGTGACATCTCCACCAGCTGAAGAGGAGACCACAACAACGCTGATCACTAcgacaacaataacaacagttCACACACCAG TGCAGTGTAATGCTAGTCTGTCAGGCATGGAGGGTATAGTGGAGTCCCCAGACCCTCTCTCCTCATCGACCCCTTTTTCTCCCCTGGAATGCACCTACAGCATCACCGTGTATCCTGGATATGGAGTAGAAATACAG GTGAAGAAGATGAACTTGTCCAAGGAGGAGTCTCTCACCATCCTGGGACTCGGGGAGCCAGGGCCTGAACTACTAGCCAATGAGACTATGATGAGCGAGGGTCAGGTGATTCGCAGTTCAACCAATCAGGTGCAAATTCACTATCGGAGCCTGAAGCAGACCAGTCACGGTGTTTTCAGCCTTCACTACCAAG CTTTCCTCCTCTCCTGCtcattccccctctctcctgAGGGTGGAGGAGTGACCGTGACAGACATTCACCCTGGCGGTCAGGCTCATTTTCACTGTGATCCTGGCTTCCAGGTCAGAGGTCACGAGGTGGCCACCTGCCTGAACTCCACCCGACCCCGCTGGAGCACGCCTGAGCCTCAGTGTGTGG ctGTGTCCTGCGGTGGATGGATCAGAAACGCTACTGTGGGCCGCATCCTCTCTCCTACTGTCCCCTCCACTAGTAACCTCAGTAGTGGCAGCAACTTGAGCTGCCATTGGCTGCTAGAGGCAAAAGAAGGCCACAGGCTCCACCTCCACTTTGAGAGAGTGGCTCTGGATGAAGACGATGACAA acTGATTGTCCGTGGTGGGAATAACTCCAACTCCCCTCTCCTCTTCGACTCGGATCTGGATGACGTTCCAGAGCGCGGGATTGTGAGTGATGGATCATCTCTCTATCTGGAGCTAACGGCAGACTCTTCCTCCATTCCTCTGCTGCTGGCACTCCGTTAcgagg CTTTCGATGGAGAGCATTGTTATGAGCCCTACGTTCCTCATGGAAATTTCAGCAGCACTGACATGACCTTCCCTCTCGGCACAACCGTAACCTTCTCCTGCTCTCCTGGCTTTGTCATGGAGCAGGGATCAGGAGTCATGGAGTGTGTTGACCCCAGTGACCCCCACTGGAATGAGAGTGAGCCTGTGTGCAGAG CTCTATGTGGAGGAGAGTTGACAGACGCAGCTGGAACAGTGCTGTCCCCTGATTGGCCACAGAGCTACTCTAAGGGTCAGGACTGTGTGTGGCAGATCCATGTCACTGAAGACAAGCGCATTGAGCTGGACGTGCagat CCTCAACATCCGTCATAATGACATCCTGACCATATTTGATGGGCATGATCTCATGTCGCATGTGATTGGCCAGTACGTGGGGTCACGGGAAAGGTTCCGGGTTGTGTCTGGTGGCTCAGAGGTCACTATTCAGTTTCAGAGTGATCCTGACGACTCCAGCTTCGCCCTCAGCCAAGGCTTTCTTATTCACTATCGAG AGGTGGAGCCTAATGACACATGTCCAACCCTCCCACCAATTGAATTTGGCTGGAGTAGCTCCTCTCACCCGTCTCTTGTGAGGGGCAGTGTGCTGACCTATCAGTGCCAACCGGGCTATGACATAGTGGGCTCTGATATCATCACTTGCCAATGGGATCTTTCCTGGAGCAACGGGCCACCCACCTGTGTGAAAA ACCCTCCTGCAGTCCAGCAGTGTCTTGACCCAGGGGAGGTGGTGAATGGGGCACGATCAGTCCACCCAGAGTTGGGCTTCGCTGTAGGAACGGTGGTGCGCTTCACCTGTAACCAAGGTTACCAGCTGGAGGGTCCCAGCCAAATCTCCTGCCATGGCAGAGACACTGGGACACCCAAGTGGAGCGACCGCAGCCCTAAATGTGTCT TGAAGTATGACCCATGTCCTAATCCTGGTGTGCCAGACAACGGTTACCAGACTCTGTATAAACACAGTTACCAAGCAGGGGAGACGCTGCGCTTTTTCTGTTATGAAGGCTATGAGCTGATTGGAGAGGTGGTCATTAACTGTGTCCCAGGACACCCATCTCAATGGAACAGTCCTCCACCTTTCTGTAAAG TGGCCTATGAGGAGCTACTGGAAGATCACAAACTAGAAG tctcCCAGTCATTAGAGGCCTCCCATCAGATGTTGAGTGAGAATATTGCATTGGCCATCATCTTGCCAATTATTCTGGTCATCCTTTTGATTGGGGGAATCTACATGTACTACACTAA cgTGTGTAGGTTGCAGTGGAAGCCATTGTTTTGGaagtctctctcacacacacactcctacagTCCTATCACAGTGGAGTCTGACTTTAACAACCCTCTATATGAAGCAGGG GACACAAGGGAGTATGAAGTGTCCATCTGA
- the sez6l2 gene encoding seizure protein 6 homolog isoform X3, translating into MMFTVLAVTLCVTLLHMTTGAAFVTPDPEGPPTMTSDPRPLGELIHAALMSKEYLGQSSSNIGTTTNPTQAVPSVEPASTVMSPGVLTTAVTSSAAPQVGQSGGRGAVTSPPAEEETTTTLITTTTITTVHTPVQCNASLSGMEGIVESPDPLSSSTPFSPLECTYSITVYPGYGVEIQVKKMNLSKEESLTILGLGEPGPELLANETMMSEGQVIRSSTNQVQIHYRSLKQTSHGVFSLHYQAFLLSCSFPLSPEGGGVTVTDIHPGGQAHFHCDPGFQVRGHEVATCLNSTRPRWSTPEPQCVAVSCGGWIRNATVGRILSPTVPSTSNLSSGSNLSCHWLLEAKEGHRLHLHFERVALDEDDDKLIVRGGNNSNSPLLFDSDLDDVPERGIVSDGSSLYLELTADSSSIPLLLALRYEAFDGEHCYEPYVPHGNFSSTDMTFPLGTTVTFSCSPGFVMEQGSGVMECVDPSDPHWNESEPVCRALCGGELTDAAGTVLSPDWPQSYSKGQDCVWQIHVTEDKRIELDVQILNIRHNDILTIFDGHDLMSHVIGQYVGSRERFRVVSGGSEVTIQFQSDPDDSSFALSQGFLIHYREVEPNDTCPTLPPIEFGWSSSSHPSLVRGSVLTYQCQPGYDIVGSDIITCQWDLSWSNGPPTCVKIQQCLDPGEVVNGARSVHPELGFAVGTVVRFTCNQGYQLEGPSQISCHGRDTGTPKWSDRSPKCVLKYDPCPNPGVPDNGYQTLYKHSYQAGETLRFFCYEGYELIGEVVINCVPGHPSQWNSPPPFCKVAYEELLEDHKLEVSQSLEASHQMLSENIALAIILPIILVILLIGGIYMYYTNVCRLQWKPLFWKSLSHTHSYSPITVESDFNNPLYEAGDTREYEVSI; encoded by the exons ATGATGTTCACAGTTCTTGCTGTGACGCTTTGTGtcacacttctgcatatgactACAG GTGCAGCATTTGTGACTCCTGACCCTGAAGGTCCTCCCACCATGACATCTGACCCACGCCCGCTGGGTGAGTTGATCCACGCTGCATTGATGAGTAAGGAGTATCTTGGCCAATCGTCTAGCAACATAG GCACAACCACCAACCCAACCCAGGCTGTCCCATCTGTTGAACCTGCCTCCACCGTGATGTCACCAGGTGTTCTTACCACTGCTGTGACCTCATCTGCAGCCCCCCAAGTTGGCCAATCAGGAGGGCGGGGTGCTGTGACATCTCCACCAGCTGAAGAGGAGACCACAACAACGCTGATCACTAcgacaacaataacaacagttCACACACCAG TGCAGTGTAATGCTAGTCTGTCAGGCATGGAGGGTATAGTGGAGTCCCCAGACCCTCTCTCCTCATCGACCCCTTTTTCTCCCCTGGAATGCACCTACAGCATCACCGTGTATCCTGGATATGGAGTAGAAATACAG GTGAAGAAGATGAACTTGTCCAAGGAGGAGTCTCTCACCATCCTGGGACTCGGGGAGCCAGGGCCTGAACTACTAGCCAATGAGACTATGATGAGCGAGGGTCAGGTGATTCGCAGTTCAACCAATCAGGTGCAAATTCACTATCGGAGCCTGAAGCAGACCAGTCACGGTGTTTTCAGCCTTCACTACCAAG CTTTCCTCCTCTCCTGCtcattccccctctctcctgAGGGTGGAGGAGTGACCGTGACAGACATTCACCCTGGCGGTCAGGCTCATTTTCACTGTGATCCTGGCTTCCAGGTCAGAGGTCACGAGGTGGCCACCTGCCTGAACTCCACCCGACCCCGCTGGAGCACGCCTGAGCCTCAGTGTGTGG ctGTGTCCTGCGGTGGATGGATCAGAAACGCTACTGTGGGCCGCATCCTCTCTCCTACTGTCCCCTCCACTAGTAACCTCAGTAGTGGCAGCAACTTGAGCTGCCATTGGCTGCTAGAGGCAAAAGAAGGCCACAGGCTCCACCTCCACTTTGAGAGAGTGGCTCTGGATGAAGACGATGACAA acTGATTGTCCGTGGTGGGAATAACTCCAACTCCCCTCTCCTCTTCGACTCGGATCTGGATGACGTTCCAGAGCGCGGGATTGTGAGTGATGGATCATCTCTCTATCTGGAGCTAACGGCAGACTCTTCCTCCATTCCTCTGCTGCTGGCACTCCGTTAcgagg CTTTCGATGGAGAGCATTGTTATGAGCCCTACGTTCCTCATGGAAATTTCAGCAGCACTGACATGACCTTCCCTCTCGGCACAACCGTAACCTTCTCCTGCTCTCCTGGCTTTGTCATGGAGCAGGGATCAGGAGTCATGGAGTGTGTTGACCCCAGTGACCCCCACTGGAATGAGAGTGAGCCTGTGTGCAGAG CTCTATGTGGAGGAGAGTTGACAGACGCAGCTGGAACAGTGCTGTCCCCTGATTGGCCACAGAGCTACTCTAAGGGTCAGGACTGTGTGTGGCAGATCCATGTCACTGAAGACAAGCGCATTGAGCTGGACGTGCagat CCTCAACATCCGTCATAATGACATCCTGACCATATTTGATGGGCATGATCTCATGTCGCATGTGATTGGCCAGTACGTGGGGTCACGGGAAAGGTTCCGGGTTGTGTCTGGTGGCTCAGAGGTCACTATTCAGTTTCAGAGTGATCCTGACGACTCCAGCTTCGCCCTCAGCCAAGGCTTTCTTATTCACTATCGAG AGGTGGAGCCTAATGACACATGTCCAACCCTCCCACCAATTGAATTTGGCTGGAGTAGCTCCTCTCACCCGTCTCTTGTGAGGGGCAGTGTGCTGACCTATCAGTGCCAACCGGGCTATGACATAGTGGGCTCTGATATCATCACTTGCCAATGGGATCTTTCCTGGAGCAACGGGCCACCCACCTGTGTGAAAA TCCAGCAGTGTCTTGACCCAGGGGAGGTGGTGAATGGGGCACGATCAGTCCACCCAGAGTTGGGCTTCGCTGTAGGAACGGTGGTGCGCTTCACCTGTAACCAAGGTTACCAGCTGGAGGGTCCCAGCCAAATCTCCTGCCATGGCAGAGACACTGGGACACCCAAGTGGAGCGACCGCAGCCCTAAATGTGTCT TGAAGTATGACCCATGTCCTAATCCTGGTGTGCCAGACAACGGTTACCAGACTCTGTATAAACACAGTTACCAAGCAGGGGAGACGCTGCGCTTTTTCTGTTATGAAGGCTATGAGCTGATTGGAGAGGTGGTCATTAACTGTGTCCCAGGACACCCATCTCAATGGAACAGTCCTCCACCTTTCTGTAAAG TGGCCTATGAGGAGCTACTGGAAGATCACAAACTAGAAG tctcCCAGTCATTAGAGGCCTCCCATCAGATGTTGAGTGAGAATATTGCATTGGCCATCATCTTGCCAATTATTCTGGTCATCCTTTTGATTGGGGGAATCTACATGTACTACACTAA cgTGTGTAGGTTGCAGTGGAAGCCATTGTTTTGGaagtctctctcacacacacactcctacagTCCTATCACAGTGGAGTCTGACTTTAACAACCCTCTATATGAAGCAGGG GACACAAGGGAGTATGAAGTGTCCATCTGA